A region of the Montipora foliosa isolate CH-2021 chromosome 8, ASM3666993v2, whole genome shotgun sequence genome:
CGCGGAAATTTGGCGCACAAAAAtatgcggcaggtacaaaacacaggtcacaggtcatcgTTTTACCAGTAcagagtatcctaaacattcataagagCTAACCTTAGGGGCCTAAAGATAAGTTTTTAGGTCTAAGGTTAGTTttaatggatgtttaggatactttctgtataggtaaaacaatgacctgtgacctgtgacctgtgacctgcgttttgtacctgtaCAAATGGCGACCAACAGAGCTTGTCTTTGTTGTGTCAATTCAAGTGCAGAAAACGTATAAAATATGAACCTGAATGCTACATTTTATGACATTAACTCTTGGAATATGAgttatttttttagtttaagGTCAATATTTCGGAGGAGCTCCAGTTGCATTGGTCTTATTCCAATGGAAAGACAAGTATAACTTCAGGATTTACTAACATCATAACACTAAAAGCTAAAATATCATCTTTCTCGCTTAACTTCGTCGAGACATTTTATGATAAACAGTTAGCCAAACAAATGGAGGTTCAAGGCCAGCCTCTCATATGTCAGGATTCACATTGTACTGATAGCTTCGTTGAGAAAAGCAAGGAAGAATTAACACAACATTGCCACGCGCCATGTAAACGAATTGTTTCCACGGCGGTCCGCATCGAAAGAATTTATTTTGAGCGCGTCGTAAATGTAAGGCATTAAATCACCGAATTACTTGTGGATACATGTGTATTACGATATGTCTGAGCCAGCACCTAAGTCTCCCAGAAAGAAGGAGCCTAGAAAGCCTGCCGATCATCCACCGTATCTTGACATGATCAAGGCTGCAattttttcattgaaagaaCGAAATGGTTCCTCGCGCCAAGCTATCGAGAAGTACATCAAAGCTAACTACAAAGTTGGAGAGGTCGGTTCACGCCTCAAGATGGCCTTGAAGAGAGCTGTGGCAAGCGGAAATGTTTTACAGACCAAAGGTGTTGGCGCTTCAGGTTCCTTCAAGTTGTCCAAAGAGgaaaagaaggagaagaaacCAATGAAGAAGCCAGAAAAGAAAGCAGCCGCCAAACCCAAAAAGCCTGCTGACAAGAAGAACGCcgtaaagaaagcaaagaagtcTCCGAAGAAAGCCGCCGCTAAAAAGCCCGCGGCCAAGAAACCAGCAGCTAAAAAACCGGCCACGAAGAAGCCAGTAGCTAAGAAGCCCGCTGCGAAAAAACCAGTGAAAAAGCCGGCTAAAAAACCCGCTGCTAAAAAGCCCACTAAGAAGTCTCCCACCGAGAAAACACCAAAGTAGTGAAAAGCTCTGCTGTACACTTACGTTACacaaaaacggctcttttaggagccacaaAAATCACAAAAGCAATGACCATCAAAAACACCTCCGGGTATGTGCATTCGGCAGCTTATATTAGAATTCTAACTCGCTCAACAAGGATTTAAATATGTCATGCTGAAAAAACTATATTCGGTAGACTGGTTTAGCATGTTATCAAAAATTATGagaaacgaaagtaaaaagtgTGACTCACCAGCCAAGCAATTGTTTGATTGATATAATCTGCATCACAGATCATGGAAACCATAGGAAATAACACACAAGTGGCTATCATTTCCTGTCAAAGTTATTTATAACAGCTCAAATTAGTAaaggtaataggactgagtggagtccaattcggtctgtaaatTGCCAGTGTAAGCACTGGCAGAAATATTTTACTACTCATGTACAAAATGGTTTAGCACCtgtattttcaacaacaaaaatgctTGCCTTGTTGGCTAAGCAACATACACTAAAATTTTTTATCAGAAGTTTCTCACTCAATTAAAATCCTGAATTTTGACTCAAAATTGGAGTGATTTTTTATGTATAGGAACCTATTTTGCCAGCccaaacaggttcttatatttttaagcatttaatGCCAATCTCAGCCTGTAGGTTCTTAAATCACTACGATCTTTTATGCAGGGTtttaaattgaacaaaattggATGAACGTGCAGTGGGAGTAGGATTTGTTTATGATTACAGACCTAATTGGACAACAATACATTAAAAGATTATTAATATTCAAGATTGCTACTTTAATTGCAGATCCAGTCAAGTTTTTCGCCATCATGGTCACATTTTGTCACTAacagaccttttcacggtttctgacacGATATTGATTGGGGGGCAAACAcagcttaaattacagtgaatgtatgggaattttgccaAGCACTTCTATGGAGGATGTTTTTGTGTAATACGAAGATGAGAATCAAGCTATAATGACTGTGAATGAAATTCGTAAATTTCATACAAACCCTTGTGAACAAATTTATGCAAATTCCCATGAAATTTCTAATGatccaattttcagacgttgTGCCATGTGGAATGATATAATTTTtggttgaatgaatgatattaataaaatgtttaaaattcttGACATGTGCCTTTTTGCAGCAGAGTTatccttggttttcatccacgtgacGAGACAGTCatggtgcacaaaacaaaaaaaggtttcACAAGTTTTTGCATAACAATAGTgtaaaattcccaaaagacatttcacTGCAtggttttgtacaccaacatggctgccgtgacatCAGATGCAAACCCCCaaccaaaatcccatacattcactgtaatttaagccacatttgccccccaaccaagatggcatCAGAAACCATGAAAAGATCTACTAGGTATTATTATTCTCAAACTCAGCTAATTAATAAGTCCTGACTGCACCAATACACCTTATCCCAATATGGCCggcattttagtattcttttatTTCCTTGCAAATTGACCCTTATTGCCCCACTTTcaaatgtaaatttaaaaaaatggttaACCTCGAGcaaggccaaaagggccaattttcaatcaaacaaaagaatactaaaatggtggtcatttttggaataaggtgtataggcCTTATTCATGATTGGGGAATA
Encoded here:
- the LOC137967737 gene encoding late histone H1-like; the encoded protein is MSEPAPKSPRKKEPRKPADHPPYLDMIKAAIFSLKERNGSSRQAIEKYIKANYKVGEVGSRLKMALKRAVASGNVLQTKGVGASGSFKLSKEEKKEKKPMKKPEKKAAAKPKKPADKKNAVKKAKKSPKKAAAKKPAAKKPAAKKPATKKPVAKKPAAKKPVKKPAKKPAAKKPTKKSPTEKTPK